The DNA region ACGGACATCGTCACCGCCACCCAGGAAGCCGCGGACAAGGAAAAGTGAGCTGAGCCTGTGACACACGACGTGACCGAAGCCGCTCCCGCGGCGTCAGGGCACGCCACATCGGACGCCCGGCGTACAGGTGCTGTACGCCGGGCACCCGGCGGTCCCGGAAGGACCGGACTTCGTGGTGACGCCTGGCGCAAGCGCTTGGAGATCCTTGTCTTCGTAACCCCTGCGCTGGCGCTCATCGCGCTCTTCGTCGCCTGGCCCATCGTCACCGCGGTGCGCTTCTCGGTCTACGACTGGAAGGGCTTCGGCGACCTGACCGACTTCGTCGGCCTCGAGAACTACGTCGAGGTCCTCGGCGACGAGGTCTTCCGCAGCGCGGTCGGCCACAACATGATGATCGTGGTCGGCTCGATCCTGCTCCAGCTCCCGCTGGGCGTGGCCATCGCCCTCCTGCTCAACCGCAGGATGCGCGGCCAGGGCCTGCTGCGCACGATCATCTTCGTGCCGTACGTGCTGGCCGAGGTCATCGCCGCGGTCGTCTGGCTCCAGCTGCTGCAGCCGCAGTACGGCTTCATCGACGCCTTCACCGCGCAGATCGGCCTCACCCCGCCCGAGCAGGGCTGGCTCGGCACCCCGGAGTACGCCCTGTGGATCGTGCTCCTCGTGCTGACCTGGAAGTACCTCGGCCTCGCCGTGCTCCTCTTCCTGGCCGGCATGCAGGGCGTCTCCGAGGAGCTCCACGAGGCCGCCCAGCTCGACGGCGCCTCCTGGTGGCAGACGCAGTGGCGGATCACGATCCCGCTGCTGGGACCCACCATGCGTACCTGGGCCTTCTTGTCGATGATCGGCTCGATCCAGTGCTTCGACATGATCTGGGTGCTCACCCAGGGCGGTCCCGCGGACGCGACGGCCACCATGGCGACGTACCTCATCGACGAGGGAACCAAGCGCCACAACTACGGCATCGCAGGTGCCGCCTCGGTGATCCTGTTCGTGATCGCCTTCGCGATGGCCCTCGCCTACCAGGTCCTGATCCTGCGCCGCGACACCAAGGAGGACACGGTATGAGCGTGACGGCCGATCTCACCCCACGCCGCCGTAGCGGCGGCAACCTGTGGGTCTACCTGATCGCGCTGATCGTGGTCGCGATCACCGTCGGCCCGGTCCTCTACGGGGCGCTCGGCGGCTTCCGCACCAACGCCCAGCTTGCCGACAAGCCGGCCGGGCTGCCCGACCCGTGGGTGTGGAGCAACTACGCCGGGGTGCTGAGCAACCCCTCGTTCTGGCAGTACGCCCTCAACTCGACGATGATCGCGATCATCACCACGGTGGTGACCGTCGTGTTCGGGCTGATGGCGGCGTACCCGCTGGCTCGCTACCAGTTCCGGGGGCGCGAGGCGCTGTTCATGGTCTTCGTCCTCGGTCTGCTGTTCCCGGCGGCCGTGGCGATCATCCCGCTGTTCATCATCATCACCCGCAACCTGCACATGGCGAACACCTGGTGGGGCGTGGCCCTGCCGCAGGCGGCGTTCGCGCTGCCGATGACGGTGGTCATCCTGCGGCCGTTCCTGATGGCGCTGCCCAAGGAGCTCGAGGAGGCGGCGCTGATGGACGGCGCCG from Nocardioides luteus includes:
- a CDS encoding carbohydrate ABC transporter permease, with amino-acid sequence MEILVFVTPALALIALFVAWPIVTAVRFSVYDWKGFGDLTDFVGLENYVEVLGDEVFRSAVGHNMMIVVGSILLQLPLGVAIALLLNRRMRGQGLLRTIIFVPYVLAEVIAAVVWLQLLQPQYGFIDAFTAQIGLTPPEQGWLGTPEYALWIVLLVLTWKYLGLAVLLFLAGMQGVSEELHEAAQLDGASWWQTQWRITIPLLGPTMRTWAFLSMIGSIQCFDMIWVLTQGGPADATATMATYLIDEGTKRHNYGIAGAASVILFVIAFAMALAYQVLILRRDTKEDTV
- a CDS encoding carbohydrate ABC transporter permease, with the translated sequence MSVTADLTPRRRSGGNLWVYLIALIVVAITVGPVLYGALGGFRTNAQLADKPAGLPDPWVWSNYAGVLSNPSFWQYALNSTMIAIITTVVTVVFGLMAAYPLARYQFRGREALFMVFVLGLLFPAAVAIIPLFIIITRNLHMANTWWGVALPQAAFALPMTVVILRPFLMALPKELEEAALMDGAGRIGVFWRILMPLSAPGMITVGVLAFVTSWNAYLLPLLLLQDKMRTLPLGVADFSTEHSADTAGVLAFTTLAMIPALVLFLAFQRRLVSGLQGAVKG